In Cydia splendana chromosome 25, ilCydSple1.2, whole genome shotgun sequence, a single genomic region encodes these proteins:
- the LOC134802766 gene encoding uncharacterized protein LOC134802766 isoform X1: MAANHDVSTDYQYTILDMLNADCWREILGYVPVEEIIRSERVSRRWRDRMIEYMQGVNLSVEYLRPCIINILSWDRHPNSRHLTLDREDQPGKRWFEAMLTKLGENIVFIGTDRIVDFDIANITWHCPNLEILLLCSIEYYLPLDQLKFCKRLKRISLHTCTIPDEYICQVLSVVPIEELVINNASYVSGMFLSEPKNTKLKSLTISACYLLMTDFFRTAVDLDELTKLELTLNSVEVYRNVHLLLRNTPNLEYLKLVSFDKKINVGSEFSDALSNLSKLKHFYGRYINNSHEGWLEDVAVGCKELRTLDIGNCTGVTASSVITLCRSAGPNLTELGVAWNTELTDSDLAACLKYCPNLEVLDVQGCVQVSPELVQCAVRRARPLRLRLRRTKVPYDMRSKCPWVDLDFEY; encoded by the exons ATGGCAGCAAATCatgat GTTTCAACAGACTATCAATACACAATCCTAGACATGCTAAACGCAGATTGTTGGCGCGAAATACTAGGCTATGTACCTGTTGAAGAAATAATCAGATCTGAGCGCGTcagtcggcgatggcgggaccGAATGATAGAATATATGCAAG GTGTGAATCTCTCTGTAGAATACTTAAGACCCTGCATAATCAACATATTAAGCTGGGACCGGCACCCAAACAGCAGGCACTTGACCCTAGACCGCGAAGACCAGCCGGGGAAGCGGTGGTTCGAGGCCATGCTGACCAAGCTTGGGGAGAACATAGTTTTTATCGGCACGGATAGGATTGTTGACTTTGATATTGCTAATATCACTTGGCATTGTCCTAACCTTGAGATTCTGTTG CTTTGCAGCATAGAATACTATCTTCCTCTGGACCAGCTGAAATTCTGCAAACGCCTGAAACGAATATCTTTGCATACATGCACG ATACCGGACGAATACATATGCCAGGTCTTAAGCGTTGTACCCATCGAAGAGCTAGTGATAAACAACGCGAGCTACGTATCTGGCATGTTTCTATCTGAGCCGAAGAACACCAAACTGAAATCCCTGACGATATCCGCTTGTTATTTGCTGATGACGGACTTTTTTAGGACGGCGGTGGATTTGGATGAGTTGACGAAGTTAGAGTTGACTCTTAATAGTGTTGAG GTATACAGAAATGTCCATTTACTTCTCCGCAACACACCAAACTTAGAATATCTAAAATTAGTATCCTTCGACAAGAAGATCAACGTAGGGAGCGAGTTCTCTGACGCTCTCAGTAACTTAAGTAAGCTTAAACATTTCTATGGGAGATATATTAATAATTCGCACGAAGGTTGGCTGGAAGACGTCGCCGTTGGGTGTAAGGAGTTGAGGACTTTGGATATTGGGAATTGTACGG GTGTTACAGCGAGTAGTGTAATCACTCTCTGCCGATCAGCGGGGCCAAATCTAACAGAGCTCGGGGTGGCTTGGAACACTGAGCTTACAGACAGCGACCTTGCAGCGTGTTTAAAATACTGCCCTAATCTAGAG gtTCTAGACGTGCAGGGGTGCGTGCAGGTGTCACCAGAGTTGGTGCAGTGCGCGGTGCGGCGCGCGCGGCCGCTGCGCCTGCGGCTAAGGAGGACCAAAGTGCCCTACGACATGAGG TCAAAATGCCCTTGGGTGGATCTCGACTTCGAATACTAA
- the LOC134802766 gene encoding F-box and leucine-rich repeat protein 13-like isoform X2: protein MQGVNLSVEYLRPCIINILSWDRHPNSRHLTLDREDQPGKRWFEAMLTKLGENIVFIGTDRIVDFDIANITWHCPNLEILLLCSIEYYLPLDQLKFCKRLKRISLHTCTIPDEYICQVLSVVPIEELVINNASYVSGMFLSEPKNTKLKSLTISACYLLMTDFFRTAVDLDELTKLELTLNSVEVYRNVHLLLRNTPNLEYLKLVSFDKKINVGSEFSDALSNLSKLKHFYGRYINNSHEGWLEDVAVGCKELRTLDIGNCTGVTASSVITLCRSAGPNLTELGVAWNTELTDSDLAACLKYCPNLEVLDVQGCVQVSPELVQCAVRRARPLRLRLRRTKVPYDMRSKCPWVDLDFEY, encoded by the exons ATGCAAG GTGTGAATCTCTCTGTAGAATACTTAAGACCCTGCATAATCAACATATTAAGCTGGGACCGGCACCCAAACAGCAGGCACTTGACCCTAGACCGCGAAGACCAGCCGGGGAAGCGGTGGTTCGAGGCCATGCTGACCAAGCTTGGGGAGAACATAGTTTTTATCGGCACGGATAGGATTGTTGACTTTGATATTGCTAATATCACTTGGCATTGTCCTAACCTTGAGATTCTGTTG CTTTGCAGCATAGAATACTATCTTCCTCTGGACCAGCTGAAATTCTGCAAACGCCTGAAACGAATATCTTTGCATACATGCACG ATACCGGACGAATACATATGCCAGGTCTTAAGCGTTGTACCCATCGAAGAGCTAGTGATAAACAACGCGAGCTACGTATCTGGCATGTTTCTATCTGAGCCGAAGAACACCAAACTGAAATCCCTGACGATATCCGCTTGTTATTTGCTGATGACGGACTTTTTTAGGACGGCGGTGGATTTGGATGAGTTGACGAAGTTAGAGTTGACTCTTAATAGTGTTGAG GTATACAGAAATGTCCATTTACTTCTCCGCAACACACCAAACTTAGAATATCTAAAATTAGTATCCTTCGACAAGAAGATCAACGTAGGGAGCGAGTTCTCTGACGCTCTCAGTAACTTAAGTAAGCTTAAACATTTCTATGGGAGATATATTAATAATTCGCACGAAGGTTGGCTGGAAGACGTCGCCGTTGGGTGTAAGGAGTTGAGGACTTTGGATATTGGGAATTGTACGG GTGTTACAGCGAGTAGTGTAATCACTCTCTGCCGATCAGCGGGGCCAAATCTAACAGAGCTCGGGGTGGCTTGGAACACTGAGCTTACAGACAGCGACCTTGCAGCGTGTTTAAAATACTGCCCTAATCTAGAG gtTCTAGACGTGCAGGGGTGCGTGCAGGTGTCACCAGAGTTGGTGCAGTGCGCGGTGCGGCGCGCGCGGCCGCTGCGCCTGCGGCTAAGGAGGACCAAAGTGCCCTACGACATGAGG TCAAAATGCCCTTGGGTGGATCTCGACTTCGAATACTAA